A window from Solanum stenotomum isolate F172 chromosome 5, ASM1918654v1, whole genome shotgun sequence encodes these proteins:
- the LOC125866178 gene encoding uncharacterized protein LOC125866178 isoform X2, with protein sequence MVDFEFRLEDPVNMLPADELFSDGKLMPLQLPTVRPAAVSTSAGVRSPETPKLRMRNNEISRKDPYLFSPKAPRCSSRWREILGLKKFQNDKHEAPKNCSNAHKSLKNFLNRSSKSSTDDSSLHLPLLNKDSDNESISISSSRLSLSSSSSSGHEHDDLPRLSLDFDKPCTQTSHNNQNSNPNPPRIRLVKHRALSSENPIPTRLAGSPVNRQPTDCTTTSTLRGLSVDDSPRMNSSGKIVFHNLGRSSSSPSSFNGGPRYKHGGGVERSYSANVRVTTVLNVPVCSSLRGSSKSGVFGFPLFSSGALNKKHHSSSNTATGQTERNRSNQRMK encoded by the coding sequence ATGGTGGATTTCGAGTTTCGACTTGAAGATCCGGTGAATATGTTACCGGCGGATGAGCTTTTTTCTGATGGAAAATTGATGCCTCTGCAACTCCCGACGGTTCGTCCGGCGGCTGTGTCTACGTCTGCCGGTGTAAGGTCGCCGGAGACGCCGAAACTTCGTATGAGAAATAATGAGATTTCTCGTAAGGACCCGTATCTGTTTTCTCCGAAAGCTCCAAGGTGTTCTAGTCGATGGAGGGAGATTCTAGGGTTGAAGAAATTTCAAAATGACAAGCACGAAGCTCCAAAAAATTGCTCTAATGCTCACAAATCTCTGAAGAATTTCCTCAATCGCAGCTCGAAATCATCCACTGATGATTCGTCTCTTCACCTTCCGTTGCTCAATAAGGACTCTGATAACGAGTCCATATCAATTTCTAGTTCCCGGTTATCTCTTTCATCGTCTTCTTCTTCCGGCCATGAACACGATGATCTTCCTAGACTTTCTCTTGATTTTGATAAACCATGTACTCAAACCAGCCACAACAATCAAAACAGTAACCCTAATCCCCCTAGAATTCGATTAGTGAAACATAGAGCTTTATCATCGGAAAATCCAATCCCTACTCGTTTAGCTGGAAGCCCAGTAAACAGACAACCAACTGATTGTACAACTACCAGTACTCTACGGGGACTCTCTGTTGATGATAGTCCTCGCATGAATTCTTCAGGGAAGATAGTTTTCCACAACTTAGGAAGAAGCTCAAGTAGTCCAAGCAGCTTCAATGGTGGACCCAGATACAAACATGGAGGTGGGGTGGAAAGGTCCTATTCAGCTAACGTTCGTGTTACTACAGTTCTGAATGTTCCCGTTTGCAGCTCTCTTCGAGGTTCTTCAAAATCTGGGGTTTTTGGGTTTCCCCTGTTTTCATCTGGTGCTTTGAACAAGAAACACCATAGTAGCAGCAACACTGCAACAGGCCAAACAGAACGTAATCGATCGAATCAAAGAATGAAGTAA
- the LOC125865032 gene encoding BTB/POZ domain-containing protein At1g04390 isoform X2, translated as MRSSSSSKQAADNSRGINGHILTLHQRLYHALNLGTRCCDGKGQKWHYSDIEIQRLVVRSVDAFLDSISAESLQHQVVKESVGDIVGAVGSILASKREATMRLASDVAVKIIRMIPSSMLQPHFSNLIHPLSSLLSFRELRVAISCASALNLILSNLTSKREKKVWEILKTTNVVGDLVENVKGYSTENKATEYFQEMASLLSKILWRWPPSRFHVWTDKKLFSILDTVKLNPDCSIKIAVMQLFSALALCGNGTNKLLEDGEGLVKIMVDSLDSSNPYSVQIEGLRLAQCLMTSEQGCSKIIKLSCEPIVKAIITLMSKWSLDAGKLAKDQMSILVEACRLALITHWEGDHHFYFWKAGVDRVLLRLIIGNSDTTQQPLHSLSLQEQIIKLEEVFDTDVLLPLRPYVWDILGCLTANCMEDFFPKMHGNETVFNVLVVCACMAFVESILTSRQISQGNACHSSESEPASRAVLMMIYSPSKYISSKARFILSEVLALKGKDYVGYLLDSLKAASSGNKFEIPSNFRLVISLTSLACYSALPKYQKHVIQHGGINILSSFISWWFDNPVHLNRSSVAPHVQSHFSGRTCCWPSSEDWEGEDMLLLFGLVALAELINAEDRCGIFQNQMELRAAFIRDLQEICINNSYSGPRWYAAYILRHLGLYGFPSKFGREFRELLTDNEHSDVELIIKNQEPVRVHGVILLVRCPSLLPPEELLKEKVFDSSYKQDSDSCNRLITKVRLSAHVGCQSLTKLLEYIYSGSFEAGEDLVKKLKILAKHCNLQSLVQLLCGSNPKWGTPFPSFDFTSALEPAGRTLFWRLKLRDQVIRTAVRAPYLFYTCMFTKLYCGQVVNTYGLYSSQECKKAIH; from the exons ATGAGGTCATCGTCTTCTTCAAAGCAAGCTGCAGATAACAGTCGTGGTATTAATGGCCACATCTTGACTCTTCATCAACGCCTTTATCATGCTCTCAATCTCGGCACTAG ATGTTGCGATGGCAAGGGTCAAAAGTGGCACTATTCTGATATTGAGATACAAAGACTTGTGGTTCGTTCAGTTGATGCATTTCTTGATAGTATATCTGCTGAATCATTACAACACCAAGTTGTGAAG GAATCAGTTGGTGACATTGTTGGAGCTGTAGGAAGTATTCTAGCATCAAAACGTGAAGCCACAATGAGATTGGCCTCAGATGTAGCTGTTAAGATCATCCGCATGATACCAAGTTCAATGCTGCAGCCTCACTTTTCCAATCTCATTCATCCTTTGTCATCCTTGTTAAGTTTCCGGGAATTACGAGTAGCCATATCTTGTGCCTCtgccttgaatttgattttatcAAATCTGACTtctaaaagagagaaaaaggtCTGGGAGATCTTAAAAACCACAAATGTGGTTGGTGATCTAGTTGAGAATGTAAAAGGATACTCCACTGAAAATAAGGCAACTGAGTATTTTCAAGAGATGGCTTCTCTACTAAGTAAAATTTTGTGGCGTTGGCCTCCTTCTCGATTTCATGTTTGGACTGATAAGAAATTGTTTAGTATCTTAGATACTGTCAAGCTCAACCCTGACTGCTCCATCAAAATTGCTGTTATGCAGCTATTTTCTGCTTTAG CTCTATGTGGCAATGGAACTAATAAGCTTTTGGAGGATGGAGAAGGTCTTGTAAAAATTATGGTGGACAGTTTGGACAGTTCAAACCCGTATTCCGTCCAGATAGAGGGATTAAGACTTGCTCAATGTTTAATG ACAAGTGAACAAGGATgttcaaaaattattaaattgtcTTGTGAGCCCATTGTGAAAGCCATTATTACCTTAATGAGTAAGTGGAGTTTGGATGCTGGAAAGCTTGCTAAGGACCAAATGTCCATACTAGTCGAGGCATGCCGTTTAGCTCTGATCACTCATTGGGAAGGGGACCACCACTTCTATTTTTGGAAGGCAGGAGTTGATAGGGTTCTTCTTAGACTTATCATAGGAAATTCTGACACAACTCAGCAGCCTCTACATAGCTTATCTCTGCAAGAACAGATCATCAAGTTAGAAGAGGTCTTTGATACTGATGTTCTTCTTCCACTGAGACCATATGTTTGGGATATCCTCGGATGCCTCACAGCAAATTGTATGGAAGATTTCTTCCCCAAGATGCATGGAAATGAGACTGTGTTTAATGTTCTCGTTGTTTGTGCATG CATGGCCTTCGTGGAGTCTATCCTCACCTCTCGCCAAATTTCTCAAGGGAATGCTTGTCATTCATCAGAGAGTGAACCAGCATCTAGAGCAGTCCTTATGATGATTTATTCTCCCAGCAAGTACATTTCTTCCAAAGCAAGATTCATCCTATCTGAAGTTCTGGCACTGAAGGGAAAAGACTATGTGGGATATTTACTGGATAGTTTGAAAGCCGCATCTTCTGGAAACAAGTTTGAAATACCAAGTAATTTTAGACTTGTCATAAGCTTGACAAGTCTGGCATGTTATTCAGCTCTGCCAAAATATCAGAAGCATGTAATTCAGCATGGAGGAATAAACATTCTGTCGAGCTTCATTAGTTGGTGGTTTGACAATCCTGTTCACCTAAATAGATCTAGTGTGGCTCCTCATGTGCAAAGCCATTTCAGTGGAAGGACTTGTTGCTGGCCTTCTTCAGAAGATTGGGAAGGTGAAGATATGCTTTTACTTTTTGGACTTGTGGCTCTTGCTGAATTGATAAATGCGGAAGATCGCTGTGGCATCTTTCAGAATCAGATGGAATTGCGAGCTGCTTTTATAAGAGATCTCCAGGAGATCTGCATAAACAATTCTTACTCCGGACCACGATGGTACGCTGCTTATATTCTTCGCCATCTTGGATTATATGGGTTTCCAAGTAAGTTTGGGAGAGAATTTCGGGAACTCCTTACTGACAATGAGCATTCTGATGTGgaacttataattaaaaatcagGAACCTGTGCGTGTCCATGGTGTTATTCTTCTGGTTAGATGCCCATCACTGTTACCTCCTGAAGAATTGCTTAAAGAGAAAGTATTTGATTCTTCTTATAAGCAGGATTCAGATTCATGCAATAGGTTAATCACCAAAGTTCGCCTCTCTGCTCATGTTGGTTGCCAGTCACTGACAAAGTTATTAGAGTATATTTATTCGGGATCCTTTGAAGCAGGAGAAGACCTTGTGAAGAAGTTGaaaattttagccaaacatTGCAATTTGCAATCTCTAGTACAATTGCTTTGTGGAAGCAATCCGAAATGGGGAACTCCATTCCCAAGCTTTGACTTTACCTCTGCTCTTGAGCCAGCTGGAC
- the LOC125866178 gene encoding uncharacterized protein LOC125866178 isoform X1 has product MASACINNVGVSPENFLDCSPTKYKSYGWLSPRISTAVDNPEVILDPEVSVNEMVDFEFRLEDPVNMLPADELFSDGKLMPLQLPTVRPAAVSTSAGVRSPETPKLRMRNNEISRKDPYLFSPKAPRCSSRWREILGLKKFQNDKHEAPKNCSNAHKSLKNFLNRSSKSSTDDSSLHLPLLNKDSDNESISISSSRLSLSSSSSSGHEHDDLPRLSLDFDKPCTQTSHNNQNSNPNPPRIRLVKHRALSSENPIPTRLAGSPVNRQPTDCTTTSTLRGLSVDDSPRMNSSGKIVFHNLGRSSSSPSSFNGGPRYKHGGGVERSYSANVRVTTVLNVPVCSSLRGSSKSGVFGFPLFSSGALNKKHHSSSNTATGQTERNRSNQRMK; this is encoded by the coding sequence ATGGCTTCAGCTTGTATAAACAACGTCGGTGTGTCGCCGGAGAATTTTCTCGATTGTTCTCCGACCAAGTACAAGTCATACGGTTGGTTGAGTCCTAGAATCTCAACAGCTGTGGATAACCCAGAAGTAATATTAGATCCGGAAGTTTCCGTCAATGAAATGGTGGATTTCGAGTTTCGACTTGAAGATCCGGTGAATATGTTACCGGCGGATGAGCTTTTTTCTGATGGAAAATTGATGCCTCTGCAACTCCCGACGGTTCGTCCGGCGGCTGTGTCTACGTCTGCCGGTGTAAGGTCGCCGGAGACGCCGAAACTTCGTATGAGAAATAATGAGATTTCTCGTAAGGACCCGTATCTGTTTTCTCCGAAAGCTCCAAGGTGTTCTAGTCGATGGAGGGAGATTCTAGGGTTGAAGAAATTTCAAAATGACAAGCACGAAGCTCCAAAAAATTGCTCTAATGCTCACAAATCTCTGAAGAATTTCCTCAATCGCAGCTCGAAATCATCCACTGATGATTCGTCTCTTCACCTTCCGTTGCTCAATAAGGACTCTGATAACGAGTCCATATCAATTTCTAGTTCCCGGTTATCTCTTTCATCGTCTTCTTCTTCCGGCCATGAACACGATGATCTTCCTAGACTTTCTCTTGATTTTGATAAACCATGTACTCAAACCAGCCACAACAATCAAAACAGTAACCCTAATCCCCCTAGAATTCGATTAGTGAAACATAGAGCTTTATCATCGGAAAATCCAATCCCTACTCGTTTAGCTGGAAGCCCAGTAAACAGACAACCAACTGATTGTACAACTACCAGTACTCTACGGGGACTCTCTGTTGATGATAGTCCTCGCATGAATTCTTCAGGGAAGATAGTTTTCCACAACTTAGGAAGAAGCTCAAGTAGTCCAAGCAGCTTCAATGGTGGACCCAGATACAAACATGGAGGTGGGGTGGAAAGGTCCTATTCAGCTAACGTTCGTGTTACTACAGTTCTGAATGTTCCCGTTTGCAGCTCTCTTCGAGGTTCTTCAAAATCTGGGGTTTTTGGGTTTCCCCTGTTTTCATCTGGTGCTTTGAACAAGAAACACCATAGTAGCAGCAACACTGCAACAGGCCAAACAGAACGTAATCGATCGAATCAAAGAATGAAGTAA